Part of the Zonotrichia leucophrys gambelii isolate GWCS_2022_RI chromosome 12, RI_Zleu_2.0, whole genome shotgun sequence genome, GGGAGGACAGGTACGTGCCccgtgcaggagcagcaccagcgtTCCTCTAGAAACTCCAACCCTCACTGGTTATAAACCAGTAATAACTGGGCTGGATTTGTGTCATTGCAAGATGGACCTCTATAAAATGGTTAAAAGTGCTAAACTGCTGTGTCCAAATGTCCTCAATGGCTAGAGAAGATCAGTTTTGGTATATTAAAACCAAAGACCTGTAAGATAGAGAAGTTTTTAATCTGTATAATAGTTCCATTACATTCCTGCTTCTGGAGGGGAAAGATTCCCCTGGTACACTTTCTTTGTCCAGTATTTGTAACATGTTCACAAACCTGCCATGCACTGTTGGATTGGGTATATTTGGTGGAGCACCTAAAATTTCATTTGCTCCTTTCAAGTCCTTTCTGGTTATGCCCTTCCCTTAGAAGCCTCCATTACTGCCATGTTTGTGAACAGTGGAATTcctggagaggctgtggggaGCTCCCACTGCAGTGCAGTGAGCAGGGCTTCGCTGTCTCGTGCTTCTTCGCAGGAAATTATGTTTCAGTAACAGCATCACATAATAGAGGACACTCTGTCTTCACCTATATTAATTTCTATCCCATATTTTCACTGAGTATTTGTTTGAGTCTGACAGTTCCTTCACTAATCCTGTCTTTGTATTTTCCAGGTGTTCTAATAGCTTGCTACTTAGTTTTTGCCACCAGAATGAGTGCTGACCAAGCGATCCTGTTTGTCAGAGCCAAAAGGCCCAACTCCATCCAGACGCgggggcagctgctgtgtgtcAGGGAGTTCTCACAGTTCCTGGTCCCCCTGCGCAATGTCTTCGCGTGCTGCGAGCCCAGGGCGCACGCGGTCACCCTGGCCCAGTACCTGACCCGCCAGAGGCACCTGCTCCACGGCTACGAGAGCAGGCACCTCAAGCACGTGCCAAAGCTCATCCACCTGGTGTGCAAGCTGCTGCTGGACCTGGCTGAGAACAGACAGGTGgtagaggcagagctgctggacatCCCAGACCTCTCAGCTGAGATTGAGAGCACCGTGTCCCAGCTGGAAGCCACGGAGCTCGAGCGGGAGCTGGCCAGGCACGACAGCGACACGTCGGACTCGTCCTACgcccactgctctgctctcgACAGCCAGGACTCACACGTCTCCCTGGGACACGAGTGTGATGCCGACTGCAGGAGAAGGCATGTCGGATGCCTTCAGCCTCTTACTCATATGAGAAGGCGTCTGAGCTACAGTGAGTCAGACCTAAGGAGAACTGAGTTTCTTTTGGAACAGGATGACACTGCCTGGACAGTGCCTGCTCAGATCTTAGTGAACAACAAACCCAAGCAGAACAGTGAAGAGGAATGTTCTGCCACAGGTGAGGCAAAGCCACAGCTGGAGTTAAACAAAGAAGCATTAGTGCGTAACACGTGCACGTTCTGGAGCCAAGGGAAATTTGATTTGGATGGACGAAGGGACGGCTCCTGTCACAGAAGGAGCTCTACCAAAGAGGTCCAACGCAGCAGGACCTTTTCCTCAGGCCTGGCATCCATGCACAATCCCAAGGAACCTGGGATGCAAAGGCACAGCTTCGCCGGTGAGACTGCTCACAGGAAGGACCGCAAGACCAATATGTATGGCAGGAGATTCTATCTCTCTGAGGACTCTgactcttcttcttcctcttccaaaGTGAACTTTTCCGCTGGATATGAAAGTGAGAGTAGCAGAGAGTTGTCAGAGACAATTCCACACATTGTTCTGCAGTCAGAATTAAGTTTGGAAGCCCGAAGAGTTTTGGCAGCCAAAGCACTTGCAGATATAAATGAATTTCTGGGAGAGGATGAAGTGAAGCAGAAGGTAGAAATGTGGCAGGTAATTTTTAACTCAAACCCATGCTACGGGTTCTGCATATTTCACCTCAGTGAGTTCCTGGAATGGCAAAAATGCCAATGGAGCTTTGAAATGGCACATTGGGATAGCAATTTATATGAGGCCTGGGTTCAGGTCTTTCACAGGCTGGCAAGATACACCTACACATTCTGGTCTATAGCAGGAGGGTGGAGGTTCTGGTTATCTTCACTTTCCTAACTGGGGGAAATTGATGCCATTATCTCTGGTTGTAAtgtggctgctggtggcacagaaATAGTACAGGTTTTAAAGGTTTGAGTTGGTTTTCATCCGTGTTTTCTCAGAACTAATCAGAGGATTTctgagtaaaagaaaaagaatttagtAGAAACTTAACTGCTTATTGTCAAACCCAAATCCTCTTTGCAACATTTGCTTTGAAGTTGTAATGCAAAGCTGGTTTATGTATTCCAGTGGAGTATTGGGAGGTTctcagctgcactgctgctttcaTCCTTCTGCTTTAAAGAATCACTTGTATTACTGTTGATTAATGTTGatactctggaaaaaaatacaaatttttttgATAACTCTTTTCTTGTTGGAACATAAGAGCCAAATACTGCAACAATCAAAGAGAATTTGGCAAAGGTATATAGATAatgctttttcagttttgttttgtttggttttttttttttttttttgttttgttttgttttgttttaagaaagaaCTGAATTCTCAAGATGGAGCTTGGGATAAAATCTGCACCGAGAGAGATCCTTTTATCCTCTGCAGCTTGATGTGGTCATGGATAGAGCAGCTGAAAGAACCTATTATATCCAAAGATGACATTGACATGCTGGCAAAACAAtgcacagaatcccaggatgcACTCCGCTTGCTGGGAAAGGTACAGATTCGATCTGACAGTTCATTCCTTCACTTTAGGCAAGGGTTGCACTTTAAAAAAGCCACTTaattctctttcaaaatcaGAATGAGAATTCATTCTGCAGCAAATTGTGTGAATTGTTTGGGTATCTCTAGATATCTTCTAGTCCAAGTGTCTTGCTCAAAACAGAGTTACCTAGAGCAGATTGCTTGCGTGACAAATGCTCCAGCCCCTTAATTAAGCTGGAAAAGGGTTGGGAAGGAACAGCCCCAAAGAttgttcttccttttcttcctccttgctAGCACTGCTCAGTGTCTCTGCCAGCTTCCAGTGGTGACGGACACTGGGAAGGACAGAGAGAGGTACAAGATGGGGAAAAAGCCCTGAACATGCACAGCATTTTGGGCTGAAAAGATCAAATCTCACCCTTCCTATGCCAATTCACAGGAAGGCTGCTGTTCGTGGAGGGAATCTTGAAATTCCCAGAAATAAGGAGGAATTACCAGA contains:
- the PTPDC1 gene encoding protein tyrosine phosphatase domain-containing protein 1 isoform X4, with the translated sequence MAAGVLLQNEQPYSSLIESSVYLANMSSGSSKRPTAKYTKVGERLRHVIPGHMQCSMACGGRACKYENPARWAEHQQAIKGLYSSWITDNILAMARPSTEVIEKYNIIEQFERCGIKTIINLQRPGEHASCGNPLEQESGFTYRPEAFMEAGIYFYNFGWKDYGVASLTTILDMVKVMSFALQEGRVAVHCHAGLGRTGVLIACYLVFATRMSADQAILFVRAKRPNSIQTRGQLLCVREFSQFLVPLRNVFACCEPRAHAVTLAQYLTRQRHLLHGYESRHLKHVPKLIHLVCKLLLDLAENRQVVEAELLDIPDLSAEIESTVSQLEATELERELARHDSDTSDSSYAHCSALDSQDSHVSLGHECDADCRRRHVGCLQPLTHMRRRLSYSESDLRRTEFLLEQDDTAWTVPAQILVNNKPKQNSEEECSATGEAKPQLELNKEALVRNTCTFWSQGKFDLDGRRDGSCHRRSSTKEVQRSRTFSSGLASMHNPKEPGMQRHSFAGETAHRKDRKTNMYGRRFYLSEDSDSSSSSSKVNFSAGYESESSRELSETIPHIVLQSELSLEARRVLAAKALADINEFLGEDEVKQKVEMWQKELNSQDGAWDKICTERDPFILCSLMWSWIEQLKEPIISKDDIDMLAKQCTESQDALRLLGKEQCQTILCILHCVAKLQVLPADVEEALLARAIKAFTKTSFDSENGPYVYNTLKTVFKQALEEKRKRIKEGTENPP
- the PTPDC1 gene encoding protein tyrosine phosphatase domain-containing protein 1 isoform X2 gives rise to the protein MLRSAPATSALSNFPCAQSAPGSGAGRSCGRAAMQPSPRRRSAVSLFSHFFQGRRHSSSDPLLRLSQRRRSSVVELLSSSTQRVMVALSSLSPEELNATFPEKKRSSKRPTAKYTKVGERLRHVIPGHMQCSMACGGRACKYENPARWAEHQQAIKGLYSSWITDNILAMARPSTEVIEKYNIIEQFERCGIKTIINLQRPGEHASCGNPLEQESGFTYRPEAFMEAGIYFYNFGWKDYGVASLTTILDMVKVMSFALQEGRVAVHCHAGLGRTGVLIACYLVFATRMSADQAILFVRAKRPNSIQTRGQLLCVREFSQFLVPLRNVFACCEPRAHAVTLAQYLTRQRHLLHGYESRHLKHVPKLIHLVCKLLLDLAENRQVVEAELLDIPDLSAEIESTVSQLEATELERELARHDSDTSDSSYAHCSALDSQDSHVSLGHECDADCRRRHVGCLQPLTHMRRRLSYSESDLRRTEFLLEQDDTAWTVPAQILVNNKPKQNSEEECSATGEAKPQLELNKEALVRNTCTFWSQGKFDLDGRRDGSCHRRSSTKEVQRSRTFSSGLASMHNPKEPGMQRHSFAGETAHRKDRKTNMYGRRFYLSEDSDSSSSSSKVNFSAGYESESSRELSETIPHIVLQSELSLEARRVLAAKALADINEFLGEDEVKQKVEMWQKELNSQDGAWDKICTERDPFILCSLMWSWIEQLKEPIISKDDIDMLAKQCTESQDALRLLGKEQCQTILCILHCVAKLQVLPADVEEALLARAIKAFTKTSFDSENGPYVYNTLKTVFKQALEEKRKRIKEGTENPP
- the PTPDC1 gene encoding protein tyrosine phosphatase domain-containing protein 1 isoform X1, which gives rise to MRVPPIPSRLSRSRSSPAPPFRLLLLLDPAIPDPVVSQSRPRCSRQCYSRSSHCYSRHCYSRHCYSQSRSRCRRRCCRSCLPCPQSLSAHAHVAGRCRRSGASGPAGTAMAAGVLLQNEQPYSSLIESSVYLANMSSGSSKRPTAKYTKVGERLRHVIPGHMQCSMACGGRACKYENPARWAEHQQAIKGLYSSWITDNILAMARPSTEVIEKYNIIEQFERCGIKTIINLQRPGEHASCGNPLEQESGFTYRPEAFMEAGIYFYNFGWKDYGVASLTTILDMVKVMSFALQEGRVAVHCHAGLGRTGVLIACYLVFATRMSADQAILFVRAKRPNSIQTRGQLLCVREFSQFLVPLRNVFACCEPRAHAVTLAQYLTRQRHLLHGYESRHLKHVPKLIHLVCKLLLDLAENRQVVEAELLDIPDLSAEIESTVSQLEATELERELARHDSDTSDSSYAHCSALDSQDSHVSLGHECDADCRRRHVGCLQPLTHMRRRLSYSESDLRRTEFLLEQDDTAWTVPAQILVNNKPKQNSEEECSATGEAKPQLELNKEALVRNTCTFWSQGKFDLDGRRDGSCHRRSSTKEVQRSRTFSSGLASMHNPKEPGMQRHSFAGETAHRKDRKTNMYGRRFYLSEDSDSSSSSSKVNFSAGYESESSRELSETIPHIVLQSELSLEARRVLAAKALADINEFLGEDEVKQKVEMWQKELNSQDGAWDKICTERDPFILCSLMWSWIEQLKEPIISKDDIDMLAKQCTESQDALRLLGKEQCQTILCILHCVAKLQVLPADVEEALLARAIKAFTKTSFDSENGPYVYNTLKTVFKQALEEKRKRIKEGTENPP
- the PTPDC1 gene encoding protein tyrosine phosphatase domain-containing protein 1 isoform X3, translated to MKGSALTHSFCRVTGTAMAAGVLLQNEQPYSSLIESSVYLANMSSGSSKRPTAKYTKVGERLRHVIPGHMQCSMACGGRACKYENPARWAEHQQAIKGLYSSWITDNILAMARPSTEVIEKYNIIEQFERCGIKTIINLQRPGEHASCGNPLEQESGFTYRPEAFMEAGIYFYNFGWKDYGVASLTTILDMVKVMSFALQEGRVAVHCHAGLGRTGVLIACYLVFATRMSADQAILFVRAKRPNSIQTRGQLLCVREFSQFLVPLRNVFACCEPRAHAVTLAQYLTRQRHLLHGYESRHLKHVPKLIHLVCKLLLDLAENRQVVEAELLDIPDLSAEIESTVSQLEATELERELARHDSDTSDSSYAHCSALDSQDSHVSLGHECDADCRRRHVGCLQPLTHMRRRLSYSESDLRRTEFLLEQDDTAWTVPAQILVNNKPKQNSEEECSATGEAKPQLELNKEALVRNTCTFWSQGKFDLDGRRDGSCHRRSSTKEVQRSRTFSSGLASMHNPKEPGMQRHSFAGETAHRKDRKTNMYGRRFYLSEDSDSSSSSSKVNFSAGYESESSRELSETIPHIVLQSELSLEARRVLAAKALADINEFLGEDEVKQKVEMWQKELNSQDGAWDKICTERDPFILCSLMWSWIEQLKEPIISKDDIDMLAKQCTESQDALRLLGKEQCQTILCILHCVAKLQVLPADVEEALLARAIKAFTKTSFDSENGPYVYNTLKTVFKQALEEKRKRIKEGTENPP